The sequence GAGGCTCACTCAAAGTTAACTCAAATTATTACTTCTCGTGTGTGCAATTCCTTGGAGAGGTAGGATATTTTGGCCTAGGGCAGAGATTTGTCTATTGAGTATTCTTTGGCTACAGGGTACTTGAAGCTTGATTGATACTTGtttggaggtatagaggtcccttggtggaaataggtgtggaacAATTTTTCTTGGCCCAAGTGCAATTTTTTCATGTGGCTGGTGGTTCAAAATCGATGTCTTACTTAGGATAATTTGTGCAAGTGGGGTTTCCTTGGTCcctctatttgtgttttgtgtcataATAGTGAGGAGTGTGTttatcatcttttatttcaattcTCTTTCTCCAGGGAGATTTGGCACTTCTGGTGGGGTGTTTGGAATCAGGCCTGTTGGCATGTCTCTTCTATGGTTGAGTTTTAGGCTTGTTGGGGTAAGCCTCCTATCAAGACTTATTTTCTTTAGAATTTCTAGGTTCTTGGACCCACTTTCATCATTTGGCATATCTGGTTGGAGAGGAATCATAGGATTTTTCGTGATGCTAGGATAGTTGCTCAACACTTGTGGGGAAAAATTGTTTATTTTCTTCGAGAGACTGTCTTGGCAAAATGTGATTTGCTAGAGGTGTGGATCTTGGAGAGGTTGATATCTGCAAGAGATTCAATTTTCCTCTTCAAGGAGATGTTCCTTCTCTTGGGGTGTGGAGTGTTAGGCAGATCATAAGGAATAGATGCAAACAAACTTTGCAAAAGCTAAATTGGGAGGGTTGTTGGATCCTTCCTCCTCGTGGATTTTTTAAAATTAACATTGATGGTTCTTCTTGGGGGAATCCTTGTCATGCTAGTATTTGCAGAGTAGGGCACAATAGCTATGGGAGATGttcaatttattttttctaattataAAGGTCTTCATGCCAATAATCTCATGGAGGCTTTTGTCATTTTGTATGTTGTGGAGCGTTGTTGTGTTCTTGGCTGGCAAAGTATTCTTTGTGAATCAAACTCTCAGGTGGCAGTGACTTTGTTGAATGAGCAACGGTTAGAATGATGTTAGTTGGCACTTAGCTTTGGTTATTAGATAGATTCTCTGGTTGTGTGGCTCTTTGGAATCTGTTACTTTTATtcatattcctagggagtggaatgtaTTAGCAAATTGTCTAGCCAAATGGGCTTCTAAACAAATGCAAGGTTGGAATATTGTAGATAGGGGACAAATATATCTACAATTCTCTCACATGTTGGATCACTTAGTGGATAAAGACAAGGTCGTGTAGTGTTTTTTTCTCTTTTGGGCATTCGGCCCTTCTTGCTTTGTATTCCTCTTTGTGTTGAATAAATTTTTGCCCATCTTTTAGTAAAAAATTTTGTTTACAAATGAAAACAAGAAATCTACCTAAATTGTTGGCTTGCAAGACAATATATAACCCACCTTTAGTTAATTCACCAAACTTTTTGTTTGCACATGAATGTGAAATTTATTCCTTTATTGTATTGCATGTTTACAAGGGCTAAATATTTTAGAAACTATATATGTACAAGAAAAGCTTGGATTTCCAGTTATGTATTTGTTTGGCAAACTTGCAAGTTTTGTTGCATCTTTCCAACAATTACAAAACTACCTCAAAAGCCTACAATATAAAAAGTGCACAAACTTTGATTGTGGATTAATAATAGTTACAACTATGTGGTGAAAGTTTAGAAGTGTACCCAAATATGAGATTGCAACAACAATTTGAAGCTCTACCTCAAGAAAATTCTCAAATTCtaactaaataattaaaatctTATAACTACATGTGCAAGCAAGAACTCCAATATACTATTATTTATACCTTTGAACCATTATTACACTTTTACAAATTACAAACAAGCATGAGTTTTAGTTTCCCACTACCATGGACTATAATGTCGGACCTTTTAAACTAACTTTGCACATTGTTTCTTTGCCATATATAAAGTGTTGAACTTATAAAAGTTGTGTTAGACTTCCCATTCTCTCTACTCAAAGAGTGAGCAGCTACCATACAAAATTAATATTTGTTTTTTGCAAACTCATCAATTAATATCACGTTCCCTCTTTAATATGTTGTCAAACTTCTCAAGTTGTTTTATAGCTTAACAAAATAGCATTGAAGTTCCTTGTCCATATTCATGATGACTTTCACAAACTTTTGAACATATCTACAACAATTGTAAGAATGCATGACTTTACAAACTAGACTCAAGTAACTACGCAGCACAATGCAATTTTTGACTTGACtaaatttgatgatgaaggatCCTTATGAACAATTgaaaaaacacctaaaaaacatCTAAAAGGATGAGTTCAACAAACAAATTTTAACTTGATGAGCTCAAAAGTTTGAAATTTGGCATGATCAAATTCAAGGATTATAGAAGACAATATGCATGTGGTTTAAAAGGTTCCCTCATTACGATCTATTATAGCTTGAGCTTCTTTTGAGAAAAGTGCATATATTATCTAAAGGGCTGAGCTTAATTGGTCAAAGCATTAAGGGACATTTAatatggaattctaagttgtgactcttggtctctCATAAATGACTTTAGTGTGGAGGTGCTTTCTAAATAAGTGAATTTCTAAGTTTGACTCTTGGTCTTCTTTAGGTGGTTTCTAGTGTAGTTTCTCAAAAGGAGTTGTTATTAGTCTCGGTGTGCTCACAAGAGCTTATATCGATCTCATGTTAATGCTCGTATGAATAAAATAGTTGTAAACAATTaggaatataatataaataaataaactacaAATATTAAAGAGTTTTCTTTTGAACATCATTGCCTCCCCATTGTCATTTTCTTCAAAAGGTGTTGATTTAATTTTCATATGGTGGAAGCAAGCCAATATGTTTCTTGGTGCAAATATAATTTCATTTTCAAGGATGAATAAGAAGAGTATGCTCATTTTTCTTTGTATAGTCACTAAAACTATTTTGAGATGGGAAACCGTTTCTATTTCTCCTTTCATTGAGACACTTTTACAAGAGGAAAGATTtagcaataaaaataataaaacaacaAAGAACATCCAAGGAACAACAAAAAACTTTTAAAGATGTGACATCACAAAAACCTTATAAACAACCAACCCAAAGTTACGATGGTTTATAAATTTTTCCAACAATTTTTGTTTTAGAAAAATTAAAGGATCTTTCTCCTCTGATATTATTTTCCtagaacaaaaaaaaatcataagacCACAAACAAAATCCTCTTCGAGTTGATTTTGGTCTAATAATCTTTTCATTGTTGTAAAAAAGGATATGTACTGAAGGAAGGGATCAATACCAAGATGGGGCGTCATGATAGAGAGAAACAGAGAAGCCTCTGAGACGCCTTAAGGATTGATTGGCATAGTGTTGTGCACCTTCGGGCAGAATGGATAGGTCGTGTGTGCACCTTCAGGAAGAACAAACAGGTTGTGTGCAAAAAGAGAAAACTATGCAAATGACTATCTTGgctctttatcccacattgttggTGTAGAAAAACTATTAGTTATTTATATAACCCAACATGCAGCTAGTAAGTGAGCAATAGCTCACATGGTTTTGCTGCTCAATTTGGAGCATGCTCGGTGCAAGTTGTATCGACGGGACAGTGTTGTGGAAGTTCATCGAGGAGACACTATGCTTTCAATGTGATTTGATCTCACTCTTTGATGCGAATATGGAAGTGGGTGTCGAGGTGACATGCTCATGTCTCTTCGATCATGGTTTTGACTAAGGCCATTGGTAGGAGGTGTTATCGACAAGAGATATAAACTCCTCTCTTTGATATAATGGTGTCACAACGATATGGTAAGTGACAAGTTGTGTGGAAACCACGAAGTTGATATCAATAAGGCAATGCATTTCGATGAGACTTGTCTTAAGTCGCATCGATCTTGTAAtgtctctttgatatgttgcaaaATTATATGGATTTGAAGTGTTGACTATATCGATCAGACATGATATCCTCAAAGAGAGACCTTTCCATGTCTCTCTAATATTGTTTTTGAGCTCAATTCGAAAGCTAAGAGAAATGTGAAGGAGAGTGTCGACAAGAGACTTTCAAGTCTCTCTGATATGACATACAGAAGAAGATCTAGGGAGATTGAAAAAGTTGTAATGTGATGTGGCGTGTGCAACTGCCACGGTGGTAAGAATGACAAATATTTTTAGTAAAATTGTGTTGATCAATGGTCTAAATTTAAGGGATCTAGAGGAACTTGTTTTGGTGCAATAATAGAGCATTCTGGGAACTTGCACAAGTCAATTTAGACAACTATCTATTGAATGCAATTGGATGGcctgtgatgagttacaaaatgAGATGGATTCTATATGTTGTGATGGTAAGAACATAGTGCAAACCGACTGAATGGACGATCCTAATGTAGCATAGAAAAATGTACAAATCATGTTGCATGATTACGATGTAAATGATGTCTTGTATGACCAACTTTTTGGAGGTGAATATAGAGCATAAAAATAGAATGTAAATCGATACAAAGGTTGATGTTGTTTCATTGAGAAGAAAGATCTAGAAGTTGTAAAGAAGTTGATAAGAGTGTGAGCAAATATTGTTTTATCAATCTAAACAACAAAGAAGGGAGAGTTGTAGAGCTGAAAGGGTGTGAACCAAATTTCTAAAGAGACGGAGAAGAACCATAGAGGTTCATTTTAATCCATGTTTTTGGCATtaattgtattgcatcaagattgTAGTCATGTATGTTGTAAAGGGATTGGTGTCCCAAAATTCTGAGTAAGTTATTGtaagggggttggtgctcctttggattggtgtccataaagtgtgggggattggtgtctcctaaagGTTGGTGCCTTCAAATTAATTGTAATTAGTTGATACagttgtgaggttggatttggataGTAGCTCCAAGCAGcattttccaccgtggtttttcccatcttgggttttccatgtatatcttGCATTATATAGTTAATTACTTGTGAGTGTTGAAAAGTGTCTTTATAATTGTTAAAGTGATAcattgattcaaacttcccctgccccccccttcttagtgtatttgtgtgttcaacaattggtatcagacttaGTATAGGCTTAACTACTCAAGGTAGATCTTGTTCTTGAACAAATGGTTGGTAATGAAGGAGCTTCATCTAACAAGGCACCATTGTTCAATGGTATAGACTATGTTTTCTAGAAGATCATAATGGAATCCTACATTTCTTCTCTTGGATTTGATATTTGGCAATCAATTGTGATTGGGTATACACCTCCTACCAATTCTCCATATACTCCAGATGAGAAGAAGAAATATGAGAGCAATGCAAAAGCAAAGAATGGCATATTGTGTGGACAATCAAACTCAGAATTTGTCAAGGTAATACAATGTAAAACTGCAAAGGATATTTGGGATAAACTtcatagtatctatgaaggtgatGACATAGTTAAGCAAGCAAAATTGCATACTTTTAAAGCTTGGTTTGAGGGATTGAAGATGAAGGAAGAAGAACAAATTGCGGAATATTTGCTCATAGTGGATGAAGTTGTCAATGCTATCAAAGAACTCAGTGAAGAGATTAAGGATGTTGTGATCATGAAGAAGGTGTTAAGATCTCTACCCTCCAAGTATGACTCAAAACTCTTTGATATTGAAGAATATAAGGACCTAGATaaaatttctatggatgaattgtttggatCTCTTTTTGCATATGAAATGAGAATAGGAAAAGGTGATGCATCAAAGAGAGAAGTTGCATTTTAAGGCTATTGAGGTGGAAGATTCAAAGATTGACCATGAAGAGGCCAACTTTGTAAGGAGATTAAGAAGAGGATCGGGTAAGTGCAAAGGAAAACTACCATTCAAATGTTTTGAATGTGGCAAAATAGGACATTATGCATCCCAATGTAGAAACAAAAAGGACAACGAAAATGAATCAAAAATTCCTTAGTATAAAAAAGGAAGGAACCAAAAGAGTCTGTATTCCAAAGAAGATGGTGGTACCTCAGATGTTGAAAGTGATGTTGAAGATGTCACAGAACTTGGAAGCGAAGATTATTTATTCATGGCAATTGTTGTGATTGAGACTGAAAAGAATGATAATGAATCAATTAGATCTGGTGAAGAAGAAGTTGAGGTCAATTTGGAAGGAGAGCTCATTTTTGCTTTGAATGAACTAGACCATGAAAGAGAGAAGAATCATAAATACAAAAGGAATATTGAGGAATCTGAAGCACTAGTCATCAATCTCATAACTAAAATTGAAGAATCGAAGAAGATAGAGGATGCTTTGATAGAAAAATTGCAGGACAAAGAAAAGGAACGTGAGCTACTTGAGGTTGGGATTTTATGTCTAAGGAAGTATGATAAATGCATTGAAGCCTTGGATAACATGTTGAGTAAACAATGAAAATCTAATATCTCGACTGGGCTAGGATGTGAGAAGGGATGATGTTCTAACAACACTGTGACAGataagaagaaatacaaagacaaaATCATTGATGTCTTTGTAAAGTTTGAAGAGAAGACCCAATCTATTGTCGAAAAGGAGGATGTGATAGCTgacaaaaaatctgaaaaataaagaTACGGAGGGATTCACTAATGTTATTAGTAAGAAaggaagattcaaaagatcacctccTACCAGGCAACAACAAGCAATCAAGTAATCATTCTTTTCTTGGTTATTGCTTCTCTTGTAATAAGTTTGATCATAAGATCATAGATTGTAGGTTCAACATGAGGAGAACCACTTTCATAAGTCAAAATCAATATAGTGTGTTATAaatgtaacaactttggtcatatagCAAAAGTTTGTAGAAGTGGTGTAAAGTCTCCCAAACAAGATAAGAAAATAAATACTCATGAAAAGGAAGAAAATAGGAGTAGATCTGAAATAGATCAGAAGAAAGAAACTAAAAGAGAATGGAATGTGAAGAAGGAAGAGCAGAATGTAGAGAAGTCTCTTCTTGTCCAAGCAGTGTTTCATGCACAAGATGAGAATGGTACTTGGTATGTTGACAGcggttgttcaaatcatatgactggtgacaagagtaaATTTCTCTCCTTAAAAGAGATGTGCAAAGGAAGAGTAAGATTTGGATCAAATGACATTGTTGCCATAGTTGGAAAAGGTTCAATCAGTTTTGATAATGGGAGAACAAAAACGCAAAATGTCTTCTATGTTGAAGGGTTGGGACACAATTTGCTTAGTGTTAGTCAGATGTGCTATAATGGATACAATGTGGTATTTCACACTTGAAAGGATGTGATATCAAAAAAGATGGAAGAGTAATTGCTAATACACATAGAACAAATGAAAATTTGCACATACTTAATAAGCTCAAGGAAAAGAATGGATCCAAATGtctcatgagtcaaaaggatgaaagctagttgtggcataAAAGGTTGGGACATATGAATTTTGGCAGTCTAGTCAAAATAAGCTCAAAGAAGGCTATAAGAGGTATGCCTGCTATCACAAAGTCATCAAACATTGTATGTAAACATTGTCAAATTGGCAAGTAAACAAAGGTGAAAATTAAGACTAAAGAGCATTCAACTACAAGATCGCTTGAGCTGATACATACCGATTTGTGTGGACCCATGAGAACAAAAGTTTGGAATGGTGAAAGATATTTCATGTTATTCATAGATGACTTCACTAGAATGACTTGGGTGTGCTTCttgaaataaaaatcaaaagcatttgagaaattcaaaactTTTAGGTCTATGAAAGAAAATTGGATGAACCTACGATTGAAATGTTTAAGGCCTGACacaggtggagaattcacatcagatGAATTTGAATATTATTGTGAAAAATATAGTATGAAAAGATAAATTTTCTACAGCTAAAACATCGAAACAAAATGGTGtggttgagaggaaaaataggacagtgcGAGAAATGGCAAGAACCTTGTTGAATGAGTCAAAATTGTTGGCattgaattgtcattgatgtcaacaggtatTGCAGGCTACCGATAAAGGTATCTCACCCGATATAAAGAAGATTGAACCggtataaggaagattaacatgaaagCTTGGCAACCGGTagggtggaagacaagtaggtattgagac is a genomic window of Cryptomeria japonica chromosome 7, Sugi_1.0, whole genome shotgun sequence containing:
- the LOC131856870 gene encoding uncharacterized protein LOC131856870 translates to MESYISSLGFDIWQSIVIGYTPPTNSPYTPDEKKKYESNAKAKNGILCGQSNSEFVKVIQCKTAKDIWDKLHSIYEGDDIVKQAKLHTFKAWFEGLKMKEEEQIAEYLLIVDEVVNAIKELSEEIKDVVIMKKVLRSLPSKYDSKLFDIEEYKDLDKISMDELFGSLFAYEMRIGKGRNQKSLYSKEDGGTSDVESDVEDVTELGSEDYLFMAIVVIETEKNDNESIRSGEEEVEVNLEGELIFALNELDHEREKNHKYKRNIEESEALVINLITKIEESKKIEDALIEKLQDKEKERELLEVGILCLRKYDKCIEALDNMLSKQ